A part of Helicobacter himalayensis genomic DNA contains:
- a CDS encoding phosphoribosylanthranilate isomerase, with protein MKIKTCGLWRAQDIEHANVLKPDFIGFVFAQSKREVSLQQAKALKKNLDSQIKAVGVFVGCENARILEALREGIIDCVQIHNVPFEEMRALRDCLKRDFPHTTIIEARKTQNLEVLLTPCVADFLLLDSLHSGSGKRFDWALLEEAKKAGFKEEFFLAGGIDSQNLDEAMALKPYAIDISSGIESQGVKNFAKMQEVIARVRAWQE; from the coding sequence ATGAAAATTAAAACCTGCGGACTTTGGCGTGCACAAGATATAGAGCATGCAAATGTGCTTAAGCCTGATTTTATCGGCTTTGTCTTTGCACAATCTAAGCGAGAAGTGAGCCTTCAACAAGCAAAGGCGTTAAAAAAAAATCTAGATTCTCAAATCAAGGCTGTTGGCGTGTTTGTGGGCTGTGAAAATGCGCGGATTTTGGAAGCTTTGAGGGAGGGCATTATTGACTGCGTGCAAATCCATAATGTGCCTTTTGAGGAAATGCGCGCTTTGCGGGATTGTTTAAAACGCGATTTTCCACATACCACAATCATAGAGGCACGCAAAACACAGAATCTAGAGGTGTTGCTCACACCTTGTGTGGCGGATTTTTTGCTTTTAGATTCTTTGCACTCAGGAAGTGGAAAGCGCTTTGATTGGGCACTTTTGGAGGAGGCAAAAAAGGCTGGCTTTAAAGAGGAATTTTTCCTAGCTGGCGGGATAGATTCTCAAAACTTAGATGAAGCAATGGCATTAAAGCCTTATGCTATCGATATTTCAAGTGGGATAGAATCTCAAGGGGTTAAAAATTTTGCTAAAATGCAAGAAGTCATTGCGCGCGTGCGCGCGTGGCAAGAGTAG
- the trpC gene encoding indole-3-glycerol phosphate synthase TrpC, whose translation MNILEQICEDTKARIQEQMRQIPRAQMITLAQEKAQKSESFAFERALKRRENEAMKFICEVKKASPSKGVIAQDFHYTEIAREYERAGASCISCLTEPKYFLGADSYLQEIREAVSVPLLRKDFTIDSYMIYQARLLGADCVLFICAILGANELQEYLSIAQSLGLSALVEVHNERELQMALDSSARLIGVNNRDLKTFSVDLNISLRLKKLCPTHITFIAESGIGTREDIVLLEKGGVDGVLIGEGLMRQSDKMHALSELRGETKGKFKGMQKAFDEN comes from the coding sequence ATGAATATTTTAGAGCAAATTTGTGAGGATACAAAAGCGCGCATACAAGAGCAAATGCGCCAAATCCCGCGCGCGCAAATGATAACTCTCGCGCAAGAAAAAGCCCAAAAGTCAGAATCTTTTGCCTTTGAGCGCGCGCTAAAGCGCAGGGAAAATGAAGCAATGAAATTTATTTGCGAGGTGAAAAAGGCTTCACCTTCAAAAGGCGTCATCGCGCAGGATTTCCACTACACAGAGATTGCACGTGAATATGAGCGCGCTGGGGCTAGTTGTATTTCTTGCTTGACTGAGCCAAAGTATTTTTTGGGCGCGGATTCTTACTTGCAGGAGATAAGGGAAGCCGTGAGCGTGCCACTTTTACGCAAGGATTTTACGATAGATTCTTATATGATTTATCAAGCAAGGCTTTTGGGCGCGGATTGTGTGCTGTTCATTTGTGCGATTTTGGGTGCAAATGAATTGCAAGAATATCTTAGCATTGCGCAAAGTTTGGGGTTAAGCGCGCTTGTGGAGGTGCATAATGAGCGTGAATTGCAAATGGCTCTAGATTCTAGCGCGCGCTTAATTGGCGTTAATAACCGCGATTTAAAGACCTTTAGCGTGGATTTAAACATTAGCTTGCGCTTAAAAAAGCTTTGTCCTACGCATATTACCTTTATCGCGGAAAGTGGAATTGGCACACGAGAGGATATTGTGCTTTTAGAAAAAGGCGGTGTTGATGGCGTTTTGATTGGCGAGGGGTTAATGAGGCAAAGCGATAAAATGCATGCACTTAGCGAGCTTAGAGGCGAAACTAAGGGCAAATTCAAAGGAATGCAAAAGGCATTTGATGAAAATTAA
- the trpD gene encoding anthranilate phosphoribosyltransferase yields MQNLTQEAINKLLHGENLNFTLAQNVMNEIMEGKVSQVQMAAYLSLLSAKGESIEEITASALSMRAHSLKLEHNFDVLEIVGTGGDGSNSFNISTTSSFVIAASGVKVAKHGNRAASSKSGAADVLEALGVNILLSPAQSLELLKNINICFLFAQTYHSAMKYVAPVRKELGIKSIFNLLGPLSNPANAQFQLMGVYEKSLVEPLAKVLSNLGVARAMVVYGLDRLDEISLSAKTFVCEVDCGKFTSYEISPHDVGYDFCDKDALTGGNPQENAKITREILSAKLKGAKRESVCLNAGTALYIAKRAESLEQGVRLAESLIDSGKAEAKLEQFILQSNTI; encoded by the coding sequence ATGCAAAATCTAACACAAGAGGCGATAAATAAGCTCTTGCATGGAGAAAATCTCAATTTTACTCTTGCACAAAATGTAATGAATGAAATTATGGAGGGCAAAGTCAGCCAAGTGCAAATGGCGGCGTATTTGAGCCTTCTTAGTGCGAAAGGCGAGAGTATCGAGGAGATTACAGCTTCAGCACTTTCTATGCGCGCACATAGCTTGAAATTAGAGCATAATTTTGATGTGCTTGAGATTGTCGGCACAGGCGGTGATGGCTCAAATTCTTTTAATATCTCCACAACCTCTTCTTTTGTCATCGCTGCAAGTGGCGTGAAAGTCGCAAAGCACGGCAACCGCGCAGCTTCATCAAAAAGCGGTGCGGCTGATGTTTTGGAAGCTTTGGGTGTAAATATTTTGCTAAGTCCCGCGCAGTCTTTGGAACTTTTGAAAAACATAAATATCTGCTTTCTCTTCGCTCAAACCTACCATAGTGCGATGAAATATGTCGCACCTGTGCGCAAAGAGCTTGGAATAAAGAGTATTTTTAATCTTTTAGGACCACTTTCAAATCCTGCCAATGCGCAGTTTCAACTTATGGGCGTGTATGAAAAGTCGCTCGTAGAGCCACTTGCAAAGGTGCTGTCAAATCTAGGTGTGGCGCGTGCTATGGTGGTGTATGGGCTAGATCGCCTTGATGAGATAAGCTTGAGTGCAAAAACTTTCGTTTGCGAGGTGGATTGCGGGAAATTTACAAGCTATGAAATAAGCCCGCACGATGTGGGTTATGATTTTTGCGATAAAGACGCGCTTACAGGTGGGAATCCACAGGAAAACGCCAAAATCACAAGGGAAATCCTTAGTGCAAAGCTTAAAGGTGCAAAGCGAGAATCTGTGTGCCTAAATGCAGGCACTGCGCTTTATATCGCAAAGCGCGCGGAGAGTTTGGAGCAGGGCGTGCGTTTGGCAGAAAGCCTTATAGATTCTGGCAAAGCAGAGGCAAAGCTTGAGCAATTTATTTTACAAAGTAACACGATATGA